The DNA sequence ATCTTCTAATTGGGTTAGACATACCATTATAGATTATTGGCAATTGTgttttgatatatataGGTGGCAAAACTGATCAGAAACCAACCTCAAAGTTCatacatatttttttttctgttggTTGAGTTTTCTTGCTTGAGTGGATTTGCTTTCCACGTACTCGCTATAATACACGATTACACGACTGCAGATTCTTCACCAGACCGATTCTGGGAAACTTGATAACATAACCATAAGATAATGTTACAATTGGTAGACATTGCAGtagaaatttcaaaaaagaaaaaaaaaatatgttaATGTAAATATCAAGTAAGAATTGTTGGTATGAGAGGTTGAGATGGCTAAATCTGTGTTGTGATACTACAATTTCAACCACATCGAGTAAGTCAAGCAATCTAATCAAATAAGCAACTTGATGTGAGTTGCAAAATTTCTAGAAAATCACCCCCCCCTCAGCTTCTCTTCTCTGCTTGCTATCGACAACTCATTGCTATTTtatgttttctttttttttttttaaagattATTTGTTCATGAAGAAATTTCTAGAACTATAGAAATGAGAAAACCGATTATTAATTCAAGAGTGTACTTGTCATGGTAAATCCGCCATGATTTGACATCCATCAAACACAAACAACATCTTCTATCGGAGTTAATTACTAATAAGTTTCGATGAAATAACTGCAATGTATCTAAACAGATCATTGAAGTATTGGGTTAGCAACATTTTGTGTCATGAGAAGAGTTGCGGAAAAATGAGTATTTTTCCATTGCTTAATAATCTCATACTGACTTTTCAATTCACAAGTCCGGAACGTGCATGAATGGGTTTCCATTTCTTCAACTATATAAATGAGCCAATTTTCAGCAACTATACTTTctttcatcttcttcttttttccCTTTCAATCATATCATTCAACACTACTTTAATAAACAACACCAATACAATTAACAATGTCTGCTCCTAAAGTTGCTACTCAAGTTTTCTTGAAAACCTGTCCATCTGGTTTCATTCAAACTAAAGTTAATGAAGACGACTCCacttttgaaatcaaagaagTCCCAATTCCAGAATTAAAAGAAGGTCAGGTTTTAGCTAAAGTGTTATACTTGTCTAATGATCCAACCCAAAGAACTTGGTTAAGAAAAGCAGGTGACAATTCTCCAAGTTATTTGCCACCAGTCCACGAAGGCACCCCAATGGCTTCATTGGGTTTAGctgaaattgttgaatccAAGTCAGACAAATACCAAAAAGGTGACATTGCCAGTGGTAGAATTTACTGGGCCGATTATGCTGTTGTTCCAGATGCTgttttcttcaacaaaattGACAAGAGTTTGGGATTGCCTTTGGAATTCTATTTGTCTATTTTAGGTATGACTACGTTGACTGCATTCTTTGGTTTGACCGAAGTTGctaaattaaagaaatacTTGGGCGGTCCAAAAGAAGGTGAAAAAGGTCCAGTTGTATGTGTATCTGCTGCATCTGGAGCCACTGGATCGTCTGTTGTTCAAATTGCCAAACACTTGTTGGGTGCTTCTAAAGTGATTGGTATTTCTGGTTCAGATGAAAAATGTAAATGGGTTGAAAGCTTAGGTGCTGATTTGTGTGtcaattacaaaaatcCAGAATGGCAAAATCAAGTCAGTGATTACTTGGCCAAAGACAACGAAGGAATTGATGTTTACTTTGATTGTGTTGGTGGGGAAATTTTGAGTTTTATTTTGACAAAGATCAACAAGTTTGGTCATGTTGCTGCCTGTGGTGCTATCTCGGGTTACAATGACAATAAAGCTTTTGCTGTCACCACCTGGCCATACATCATTACCAACTCCTTGAGTGTCAATGGTTTCATTGTTGGTAACTTTGCTGCTCAATTCCCAGAAGCTATCAAGATTCTTGGTGCTGCTGTTAAAGAAGGTAAAATCAAAGCTCAAGGTGCTTACCATGTTGAAAAGTTATCTGGTGATGAACCAGCAAAACGTTTAGCTGATATTCCAAGAATTTGGAACATGTTGTTTGAGGATAACAAGCCAAATGGTAAATTGCTTATTAAGGTTGATTAGGAAAGCTGTAATGTAAATTGAAtgtaaatgaaaatatattttttaatgTTTATGGAAAATTAGTTTAAAGTGTAAATTGTAGCCTGTAGAATGTTAACTAAGTATTGGCCAATTATTCTGACTGAGAATTAGGGGTAGTTCAAGGTTgagaaaacaaaacttgATTGCCTCCCATAAATAGTCCTCTGAAAAACATTAAACCTTGGTAGAATTGCATTTTGTTTCACTTTTCTTTGTAAAGGAGTCAAGTTTGGTTACAAAATCCTCAGTTCAAGCTCTGGCTTTTTTCCCCATATTATCCCCGAATGAGAAATTCTGAGCCGCACGATGGGCATCTCTGATATATTAATCATGGGTCAATATCAGCACAATTTTGTAAAGCAACCactatatataatataatatctGTATAGCTAATGCGTGGATCTAAAGATTTGATACATTATGAATACCAAAACTTTAATATGATGGTTTGAAATATTGGAAAAACTATAAAAATTGCATTTTCAGTAGTTGTTCtatcaatttattgatacTTCACAACCCAAAATCTTTATTTTGACTTTATCAGGCATTAAGTATCGTATCAATAACCATACTAGTTGTTTTCAATAACAACTCTCTTCTATATAAACTGCTTCTTTATGGCTCTGAAGTTTTGCTTATCACCAAAACTTTCAAGACGCAAGGTTCAGTTGTAGTCACGTGAGAACATCCATGCACCAACATTTTACGTCGCATCTCCTTTTAAACcactgaaaaaaaagtgaagaGGAAAAATTTTCAGTATCCcatcatcaaaaaaataactaTTTCGTTTCCATTTtagatatttttttttttctcttttttccTAACTATAGTTTCTCTTGGTTTATTAGTTTGGTTTTGGTCAACAAATATTTCCAATTCAATCCAGTTTAATAATCATACACATACATAATGGCATTCGGCGCTCCAAGAGGTAGAGGCGGTCCAGCAAGAGGTGGCCGTGGTGGTTTCGGTGGCGGAAGAGGTGGCAGAGGTGGTGCCCGTGGTGGTGGAAGAGGTGGTGCTCGTGGAGGTGGAAGAGGCGGTGCCAGAGGTGGTGCCAGAGGTGGAAGAGGCGGTGCTCGTGGAGGCAGAGGTGGTGCCAGAGGTGGTGCTCGTGGAGGTGCCAAAGTCATCATTGAACCACATAGACATGCTGGTGTTTTCATTGCCAGAGGCAAAGAAGATTTGTTAGTTACCAAGAACATTGCCCCAGGTGAATCAGTGTACggagaaaaaagaatttctGTTGAAGAGCCAGCTAAAGAAGAAGGTGCTGCTCCAACCAAGATTGAATACCGTGTGTGGAATCCATTCAGATCCAAGTTGGCTGCCGGTATTATGGGTGGTATCGATGAATTGGGTATTGCACCAGGTAAAAAAGTTTTATATTTGGGTGCTGCTTCTGGTACTTCTGTTTCCCACGTTGCTGATGTTGTCGGTCCAGAAGGTTTGGTATATGCTGTTGAATTCTCTCATCGTCCAGGTAGAGAATTAATTGGTATGGCCAAAAAGAGACCAAATGTTATTCCAATCATAGATGATGCTAGACATCCACAAAAATACAGAATGTTGATTGGTATGGTCGATTGTGTCTTTGCTGATGTTGCCCAACCAGATCAAGCTAGAATTATTGCATTAAACTCCCATTTGTTCTTAAAAGACGGTGGTTTGGTTGTCATTTCCATCAAGGCCAACTGTATTGATTCTACTGTTGATGCAGAAACTGTTTTTGCTAGAGAAGTCCAAAAATTGAGagaagaaagaattaaacCATTGGAACAGTTGACTTTGGAACCTTATGAAAGAGACCATTGTATTGTCGTTGGTAGATACATGAGAAGCGGTATAAAGAAATAGATTAGGTTATTTGGGATACTctaaattttaaataaaattatttttgtaCAATAGGATTAATACatttgattattgaaaactaaaaaaaaaaaaaaacgaaaagaaaaaaaaaagtggcACATCAAAGAACTGTAGGATAcaaacatatatataatataacgacaaattaaaacaaaacaataagGTCTAATCAACTCTAGCTTCTGACAATGTTAATGGTTTAACGTTATTTGAAAACACTGATGATCCAGATTTGAAACGGTTGAtcttcttcaacttctCACGAACCACCATAACAGGAACTGTCAGTTTTGTCACCaaataatttgataatgaacCCAATAACACCCCTTTGATGGCACTTTGGCCTTTAGACCCAACAATAACCAAAGTAGGttgtaaattatcaataaattctaaaatcaaatgtCTTGGGATTGGGTGATGAATAATTTCAATCACAATATGTATTTGCAACTTTGttaatttcaacaaattcaatacCTGTTGTTTGGCTTTGTTCAACATGTTCAATCTTGTTTGTTCACGAGAAGTTTCATTTGATGTGTTTCCTTTCAAATGATGATTGGTGTCACCATCTTCAATAACACAAACTATGAACAAAACTGAGCCGTCAACTAAAACTGTCCCCAAACTCCACTCTAAGGCAAAAATGGATTCAGGGGAAAAGTCCATGCACAATAAAAACATTTTTGGTTTGACTTTTGGGTTGATTAACTGGAAGAAATTACCTCTTGTTATAGTCTGAATCACCCTTGAATGGGATTTGTTTGAATCAACGGGCCCTTCTTTAATAGTTTCGTTCAATTGTGATGCAAATTCGCTATCCAACTTGTCTTCAACAGCTGATGTATACGGAGCCATAAAATCTTCACCTGCACCTTCGCCTTCCTCTGGCCTTGTTGGAGAAACAGATCCATTTCGAAGACCATTTTCTTGATCgataattttctttctatatGCTTGATAATTTTCCAACTTCTGTCTTCTAGCTAATGCATCTTGGTCACTTTCTTCCAAATTCAAGTTTGTTCCAGTTAATCTTTGCTTGTCGCTAGccaatttattcaatatttcTTGATCAATCTTGCTTCCTGCTTTCCGAGCAGCAGCAAACGCTCTTTCGCTGGCCGTTAATTCCTCCAATCTCTTAATTGTGGCACGGTCattcaaatttgaattctCTAAAATTTGACTGATTTCGTTGATTTTCTCATCTTGACAAGCATAGTTAGGCAAGATATTCCCCGTGTCATCGTATTGGAATTTCTCGTTTGTGTCGTCGTCGCTTATATGTTCTTCTTCACTAACTTCGTTTTCCCAGAAATCATTATCAGTTTGTTGCTTATCGGACTTGACAATTCTCTCCAGGGGGTCATGATTAACAATAGACCACTTCAATTCCTTATTAAAATCTTCGCGGTTAAGTGATGATGATCGAGAATGAGACCCTCCTCTAGGTGATGTTGATCTGCCTCGGGTCATGGATTGTTGAATTATGGCTAATTTTTCTGCCTCTAACCTGGATTGACGACTGGCCATTTTGGTGCGAGTTAAACGAATAAATAAAAGTCTTAGGAATGTTggtaaaaagaaaattctATGAGGGTCAGAAGCAAAATGAAGTAGGAAGTTTCTATTGGTTGGTTTTGGTTATTAAAAGGAGAAAGAGATAGAAATAATGGAGCTTTTCCTTCCTTGtctaaaaaagaaaaaaactgGTGAACAAGGGTGAGAAAGATTAACAATAGAAAATGTGTGAGTAAGAGTGATACAATGCCaaggtattttttttctcctgGTTGGTGTACGTCCGTTTCATATTGAGGACTGTGATTTCTACCCCCGCCTTGTTCGTATAGACACAGGAGCAATCATTATAATTCTTACATCCAACATTCCAAATTCTCCACACAGCATTATCAGCCAACTTTATTGTGACTTAAATGTATATAGCTAAACATGAAATTCTATACTATGATGTCTCGGACATCttatttattcttcttcctcttcatcatcatcatcatcatcatctataAACTCGATTAAAAAGTTTGCCCCTTTGCTGAACTCGTTAATGTCTTTTATATTCTGATCCATGTCAACATCCAAATGAATAACTTTTTTAGGATAAGGTTGAATGACTTCAAATTTAAACGGGTAAGAATTGTGATAATCAGAAAGATCTTGAATCGAATCTCTCACATTATTGTCAATATCTAtcttttcaatcaattcatcaacgTTGCTTGCGTCCAACTCCTCTTGTTCCATGAAAAGcttcaattcaataaacaTGTAAAACTCTAGCAATGTGATTTCTccattaaataattctaCTATTCTTTTACCGTTAGGTAACTTTAAAGCAATCTTGCATTTGGTATCAACATCTTGATCAAGAACATTCAGTTCAATGTATTTTGTCGATATCAATTTTAGCAAATAATATTGTCTCAATTTCGATTTTTGTTCAGCCAACTTTTGAGCGTTTTCTTCCTGCAATCTCATCTCTTTCTTTATCTTGTCTTGTTGCAAAGATCTGAGATATGCGTCGTCTTGTTCTTGTCTTATCTGTCTGCTGATTTCCATTTCTTGTTTATCAAATCGGGCTGATACTAATTGAGGATTGAATCGCTCCATCAATTTGCCAAGATTCTTCAAGATCTTGTTTGTGGTATTGGGAAGTTCATCTTCAGTGATAAATGGTTTAgcaatatttgatttataaacTATTGACATGGAAGGCATTATCTCAGGGCTAGCAGACACATTACCGACTAACATAACATAGGGGAGTCTTTTCACTTTGTAAGTTCGGGCAATCTCAAAAGTTTCAGGGGATCGTTCAAtgttattgatgaatatcTCTGTTTCCTTGAACGAtccatttgatttattaaatagTTTATTAAAGTGTCTGTGGTTAACCAATGACTCGATAAAGTTTTTAGCTGCAATTGAATCATTGACTAAAACGATCAAAAGCCAACGATACTCTTTTTGACAAAATTGATGTGTTTCGTTAAATTCACCTTCCCGTAagttaaatttattgataacaTCCACATCTTCGTTTGATTCGTCCTTGTTGGATTTCAATTCTGGTAAAAACTTATAATTGGGAATAAACTTCTCATAATTGAACAGCTCGGGTAGTCTCTCTTCTGGACTTTTGAATACACGCCATCCAAACACAAATCTAAATGCTGATAATAAAACATGCAATAATGTCTTTGGTATTAGAAGTAATACTATCCATAATGAGCTCAACGGTGATTTCTTGGtatcttcattttcagAATGAATTGATTCTGTGGCTTCATAAACATCTTCCTTtgtaatttcatttttctctctttcttgCCT is a window from the Candida dubliniensis CD36 chromosome 4, complete sequence genome containing:
- a CDS encoding uncharacterized membrane protein YML131W homologue, putative, with the protein product MSAPKVATQVFLKTCPSGFIQTKVNEDDSTFEIKEVPIPELKEGQVLAKVLYLSNDPTQRTWLRKAGDNSPSYLPPVHEGTPMASLGLAEIVESKSDKYQKGDIASGRIYWADYAVVPDAVFFNKIDKSLGLPLEFYLSILGMTTLTAFFGLTEVAKLKKYLGGPKEGEKGPVVCVSAASGATGSSVVQIAKHLLGASKVIGISGSDEKCKWVESLGADLCVNYKNPEWQNQVSDYLAKDNEGIDVYFDCVGGEILSFILTKINKFGHVAACGAISGYNDNKAFAVTTWPYIITNSLSVNGFIVGNFAAQFPEAIKILGAAVKEGKIKAQGAYHVEKLSGDEPAKRLADIPRIWNMLFEDNKPNGKLLIKVD
- a CDS encoding rRNA methyltransferase NOP1 (Similar to S. cerevisiae NOP1;~In S. cerevisiae: nucleolar protein, component of the small subunit processome complex, which is required for processing of pre-18S rRNA), which encodes MAFGAPRGRGGPARGGRGGFGGGRGGRGGARGGGRGGARGGGRGGARGGARGGRGGARGGRGGARGGARGGAKVIIEPHRHAGVFIARGKEDLLVTKNIAPGESVYGEKRISVEEPAKEEGAAPTKIEYRVWNPFRSKLAAGIMGGIDELGIAPGKKVLYLGAASGTSVSHVADVVGPEGLVYAVEFSHRPGRELIGMAKKRPNVIPIIDDARHPQKYRMLIGMVDCVFADVAQPDQARIIALNSHLFLKDGGLVVISIKANCIDSTVDAETVFAREVQKLREERIKPLEQLTLEPYERDHCIVVGRYMRSGIKK
- a CDS encoding UBX domain-containing protein, putative (Similar to S. cerevisiae UBX2 (SEL1);~In S. cerevisiae: protein involved in ER-associated protein degradation; proposed to coordinate the assembly of proteins involved in ERAD; contains a UBX (ubiquitin regulatory X) domain and a ubiquitin-associated (UBA) domain), with translation MDSLSLDYREKVDQFKSITGSSTESEDDDKIIELLTVHDFDLNNAISTYFDSGFDSIGNSSAINQHDEIDNELTHRHSHHQNDTPDVSLEQRGPVNLQHQMFFDSLLPKLPKAPVISNGWQLEVGIHTSIMEEKIRQEREKNEITKEDVYEATESIHSENEDTKKSPLSSLWIVLLLIPKTLLHVLLSAFRFVFGWRVFKSPEERLPESFNYEKFIPNYKFLPELKSNKDESNEDVDVINKFNLREGEFNETHQFCQKEYRWLLIVLVNDSIAAKNFIESLVNHRHFNKLFNKSNGSFKETEIFINNIERSPETFEIARTYKVKRLPYVMLVGNVSASPEIMPSMSIVYKSNIAKPFITEDELPNTTNKILKNLGKLMERFNPQLVSARFDKQEMEISRQIRQEQDDAYLRSLQQDKIKKEMRLQEENAQKLAEQKSKLRQYYLLKLISTKYIESNVLDQDVDTKCKIALKLPNGKRIVELFNGEITLLEFYMFIELKLFMEQEELDASNVDELIEKIDIDNNVRDSIQDLSDYHNSYPFKFEVIQPYPKKVIHLDVDMDQNIKDINEFSKGANFLIEFIDDDDDDDEEEEE